In Ignavibacteria bacterium, the DNA window CGCCAATAATTGAAATACTTGATAATTAATAAAATATAATCTGATATGTTTAGTTTAAAAGATCTTTCACCAAAAAACTATTTAACAAAGAACGAGATCAGAGTTCTTTCAGTGATTCTTGGATTGGGAGGTGTAGGAATTGGCGTAAATCTTTTTAACTCTTGGCAGGCTTCAAAAAACAATCAATTTGAAAAAACAAATATAGATAGTATATTTACTGAAATTTTTCGTGCAGATTCTGTTCAAAAAATAAATGTTTATTCATCCGATTCGCTGCGAAGCATGTACTTCAAGGTCGAACAAAAAAGCAAAAAGGATGAATTAAAACCAGGAAGCATAAACATCAATACTGCTTCAAAAAGTGATTTGACTAAATTACCCGGTATCGGCGAAAAGACTGCTGATAGAATTATTGAATATAGAACAAACGTAAAGAGATTTAAATCAAAGGATGACTTAATGAATGTGAAAGGTATCGGGCAAAAGAAATTTGAAGCTTTGAAAGAATTTATAACCTTAAAATAAAAGATCCTTGGAGGAAAGATGACCTCGCGGAAAGAACCGACATACATCCACGTAATTTTATTATTAGTTGCTGCAGGCTTAGTTTACTTATTAATTCGCGTTGCGATACTTGACCCGCAGGAAGTAATTGAGCAAGAAAAGTATTTCAGAGAAGAATCAAGACTTCGAATGACAAATATTAAAGAGGCAGAAGTTCTTTATCGAAACAAGTTCAGTAAGTTCACGGATAGTTTTGATTCGCTGTTTAATTTTATCAACACAGACACAATTATCAGTGCAAAAAAAGATTCAATATTTAAGAAGTTAAAATCCGGTACTTTTGTATTGGATTCTTTAATGTTCTCACCGAAGAGTAATTCACGCTACATTCTTCAAATAGACACAACTACAACGAGCGATACTGTGGTAAATCAAAGAGGGAAATTCCTGCGCGTTGATACAAAAACCACTATGGGCAACCGCTATTATCTTGAATGTCCGGATGGTTATGGTACTGTTGGAGATTTAAAGAACGATCTCAAGATCAATGTTCCATCCTGGGGACAATAAAATAAAAGTTTAATGGATGAAAAAATTTACTCAGTGGGATTTTCAATTTCAAAAGAAAATCTCTACTGGGTAATTTTGTGCGAAAAAGACGATGGACGAATCGAACTTAAAAACCTTGATAAATTTCAATTCAATTCTCCGCTCGACTATTCCGATCTCTTAAGCCAAGAAAACAGATTAAAAATTTATAACTCGATTCAAAAGCAGGCAGAGTCCGGAAAATTCGTCGGGCTCAAAGCTAATCTCTGTTTGGATTCCGCAATTTCGTTCATCACTAAAATTCCAATAGATGCAAATTTAAATACAGAGGAGATAGAGAATCAGCTCCATTGGGAATTTACAGTTCTGATTGGGGAAAAGAACATAAAAGATTATCATTTGTTCTATCATAAAGTAAAATCTCCACCGAATGATAGTGCAAATTCGCTAATAGTTTTGATTGTCAGAAAAAGATTTATCTCCTTCTTCAAAAACATCTTTGA includes these proteins:
- a CDS encoding helix-hairpin-helix domain-containing protein is translated as MFSLKDLSPKNYLTKNEIRVLSVILGLGGVGIGVNLFNSWQASKNNQFEKTNIDSIFTEIFRADSVQKINVYSSDSLRSMYFKVEQKSKKDELKPGSININTASKSDLTKLPGIGEKTADRIIEYRTNVKRFKSKDDLMNVKGIGQKKFEALKEFITLK